In Janthinobacterium rivuli, a single genomic region encodes these proteins:
- a CDS encoding low temperature requirement protein A, with protein sequence MTKSLLRTRGGQDSGKVGMIELFFDLVFVFAVTQLSHGLLAHLSAMGWLQTGLLLMAVWWVWIFTSWITNWLDPERIPVRISLFALMLGGLIMSASIPEAFGTRGLAFAGAYVAMQVGRPLFAWWAVRHETLSRRRNFQRIALWAVLSGIFWIAGGLASPEQRIFWWMLALAIDLAGPWMQFGLPGLGRSTTADWDVDGSHMAERCGLFVIIALGESLLVTGATFAGLEWTAANWLGFLSALVGSIAMWWIYFDTGAEAGHHRIAHSKDPGRIARKAYTYIHVLIAGGVIVSAVADELALVHPDEASFAGISALLGGPILYLLGNALFKWVSSERAAPPLSHLLGILIILALIPMAYGRLYAPLTLACITSCVLVLVAVWEHMALRRPPPEIDP encoded by the coding sequence TTGACAAAATCGCTGTTGCGCACGCGCGGCGGGCAAGACAGCGGCAAGGTGGGCATGATCGAGCTGTTCTTCGATCTGGTGTTCGTGTTTGCCGTCACGCAACTGTCGCACGGCTTGCTGGCCCACCTGAGCGCCATGGGCTGGCTGCAGACGGGTTTGCTGCTGATGGCCGTCTGGTGGGTGTGGATTTTCACGTCGTGGATCACCAACTGGCTCGACCCCGAACGCATTCCCGTGCGCATCAGCCTGTTCGCGCTGATGCTGGGCGGCCTGATCATGTCGGCCTCGATCCCCGAAGCGTTCGGCACGCGGGGCCTGGCTTTTGCCGGCGCCTACGTCGCCATGCAGGTGGGGCGGCCCCTGTTTGCCTGGTGGGCCGTGCGCCATGAAACGCTGTCGCGCCGCCGCAATTTCCAGCGCATCGCCCTGTGGGCCGTGTTGTCCGGCATCTTCTGGATCGCCGGCGGCCTCGCGTCGCCCGAGCAGCGCATCTTCTGGTGGATGCTGGCACTGGCGATCGACCTGGCCGGCCCCTGGATGCAGTTCGGCCTGCCTGGCCTGGGCCGCTCGACGACGGCCGACTGGGACGTCGACGGCAGCCACATGGCCGAGCGCTGCGGCCTGTTCGTCATCATCGCCCTCGGCGAATCGTTGCTGGTGACGGGCGCCACCTTCGCGGGCCTGGAATGGACGGCCGCCAACTGGCTGGGCTTTTTGTCGGCCCTGGTCGGCAGCATCGCCATGTGGTGGATATACTTTGATACGGGCGCCGAGGCGGGCCACCACCGTATCGCCCACTCGAAAGATCCGGGCCGCATCGCCCGCAAGGCCTACACGTATATCCACGTGCTGATCGCCGGCGGCGTGATCGTTTCCGCCGTGGCCGATGAACTGGCCCTCGTGCATCCTGATGAGGCGAGTTTTGCCGGCATCAGCGCCTTGCTGGGCGGCCCAATCCTGTATCTGCTGGGCAATGCACTGTTCAAATGGGTCAGCAGCGAGCGCGCCGCGCCGCCGCTGTCGCATTTGCTGGGCATTTTGATCATCCTGGCGCTGATCCCGATGGCCTACGGAAGGCTGTATGCGCCCCTGACCCTGGCCTGCATCACCAGCTGCGTGCTGGTATTGGTAGCCGTGTGGGAACATATGGCGCTGCGCCGTCCGCCACCGGAGATCGATCCTTGA
- a CDS encoding GNAT family N-acetyltransferase, with amino-acid sequence MQIRDAHAGDIEAILAIYNDAVSNTLAIWNERTVDAANRAAWLADRQRAGYPVLVAIDAEGTVAGYASFGDWRPFEGFRHTVEHSVYVRADRRGAGVGKALMTELIARARGLGKHVMVAGIEAGNAGSIALHKQLGFEEVGLMRQVGTKFGAWLDLAFLQLQLDTRSDPDGIAPPG; translated from the coding sequence ATGCAGATACGCGATGCCCATGCGGGCGACATCGAGGCCATACTGGCCATCTACAACGATGCCGTCAGCAACACCCTGGCCATCTGGAATGAACGGACGGTCGATGCGGCCAACCGCGCCGCCTGGCTGGCCGACCGTCAGCGGGCCGGCTATCCGGTGCTGGTCGCCATCGATGCGGAAGGAACTGTCGCTGGCTACGCCTCGTTCGGCGACTGGCGCCCGTTCGAGGGTTTCCGGCATACGGTCGAGCATTCCGTCTACGTGCGCGCCGATCGCCGTGGCGCCGGCGTCGGCAAGGCCTTGATGACGGAATTGATCGCGCGGGCGCGCGGCCTGGGCAAGCACGTGATGGTGGCGGGCATTGAGGCGGGCAATGCCGGCTCGATCGCCCTGCACAAGCAGCTGGGCTTCGAGGAAGTGGGATTGATGCGCCAGGTGGGCACCAAGTTCGGCGCCTGGCTGGACCTGGCGTTCTTGCAGCTGCAGCTCGATACGCGCAGCGATCCGGACGGCATTGCGCCGCCCGGTTGA
- a CDS encoding helix-turn-helix domain-containing protein, protein MSTKPDELNQRIGARVRLERENLGWSLTDLAARSGVSRAMVHKVERGDCSPTATLLARLSGAFDLSMSELIARAEMRAGRLLRKLEQPVWVDPQSGYLRRHVSPASDMPLDLVHITLPPGAVVAMPAAAYVSRRQLIWSLSGSLVFIEGETRHVLDEGDCLELGPPADCVFSNETATACTYAVAVLKNS, encoded by the coding sequence ATGTCCACTAAACCAGACGAATTGAACCAGCGCATCGGCGCCAGGGTGCGCCTTGAGCGGGAAAACCTGGGCTGGTCGCTGACGGACCTGGCGGCCCGCTCGGGCGTGTCGCGCGCCATGGTGCACAAGGTGGAGCGGGGCGACTGCAGCCCTACGGCCACCTTGCTGGCGCGGCTGTCGGGCGCCTTCGACCTGAGCATGTCCGAGCTGATCGCCCGCGCCGAGATGCGGGCCGGCCGCTTGCTGCGCAAGCTTGAACAGCCCGTGTGGGTCGATCCGCAGAGCGGTTATTTGCGGCGCCACGTGTCGCCCGCGTCCGACATGCCGCTCGACCTCGTGCATATTACCTTGCCGCCCGGCGCCGTGGTGGCCATGCCGGCCGCCGCCTATGTGTCGCGGCGACAACTCATCTGGTCGCTCAGCGGCAGCCTCGTGTTTATCGAAGGGGAGACCCGCCACGTACTGGATGAAGGCGACTGCCTGGAACTGGGGCCACCGGCCGACTGCGTGTTCAGCAATGAAACGGCCACCGCCTGCACCTACGCCGTGGCAGTCTTGAAGAACAGCTGA
- a CDS encoding LysR family transcriptional regulator produces the protein MVNIVKEMELRHFRCVLAVAHSLHFARAAAELGISPPALTKQVQETEQLLGTRLFQRSKRAVSLTAAGELFVIEAARALDQLAQAQEVARRAGRGELGRLEIGYVASAAYSGVLQDQFARFRASHPGIHISARETAMDTLPGLLDQGRVDLAFVRPPLHLPEGIDSVVLLRDRFVLAVQADSPLALLDVAAPAALAQQAFIVPEQELGTLEVSRRGGFAAQVVSRPGSLVAVLTEVSLGVGCAIVPHSVMASVQLPGVCFRELAGPQISSEIAVAFRRHEQAPAARAFIAQLRADALV, from the coding sequence ATGGTGAATATAGTCAAAGAGATGGAATTGCGGCATTTCCGCTGCGTGCTGGCCGTGGCGCACAGCCTGCACTTTGCGCGGGCCGCTGCGGAACTGGGCATTTCTCCGCCCGCGCTGACCAAGCAGGTGCAGGAAACGGAGCAGTTGCTGGGCACGCGCTTGTTCCAGCGCAGCAAACGCGCCGTGTCCCTGACTGCCGCGGGGGAACTGTTCGTCATCGAGGCTGCGCGCGCGCTGGACCAGCTGGCGCAGGCGCAGGAAGTGGCACGGCGGGCGGGACGGGGCGAACTGGGACGGCTGGAAATCGGCTACGTGGCCTCGGCCGCGTATTCCGGCGTGCTGCAAGACCAGTTTGCCCGCTTTCGCGCCAGCCACCCCGGCATCCACATCAGCGCGCGCGAAACCGCGATGGATACCCTGCCCGGTTTGCTGGACCAGGGCCGGGTCGACCTGGCCTTCGTGCGCCCGCCGCTGCACTTGCCGGAAGGCATCGACAGCGTGGTCTTGCTGCGCGACCGCTTCGTGCTGGCCGTGCAGGCGGACAGCCCGTTGGCCTTGCTTGATGTGGCGGCGCCGGCCGCGCTGGCGCAGCAGGCCTTCATCGTGCCGGAACAGGAATTGGGCACATTGGAAGTGAGCCGGCGCGGCGGCTTTGCGGCGCAGGTGGTGTCGCGTCCGGGCAGCCTGGTGGCCGTGCTGACGGAAGTGTCGCTGGGCGTCGGTTGCGCCATCGTGCCCCATTCCGTGATGGCCAGCGTGCAATTGCCCGGCGTGTGCTTTCGCGAACTGGCAGGGCCGCAGATCAGCTCGGAGATCGCCGTGGCCTTCCGCCGCCACGAACAGGCGCCCGCCGCGCGCGCCTTCATTGCCCAGCTGCGCGCGGACGCGCTGGTTTAA
- a CDS encoding MFS transporter — MKNTNWTLYTCSGVCALIMLDTNVVAVSLPSIARSLNASFVDVEWVVSAYMLAFASFLLPAGSIADRLGRRRVMLYGLSVFALASLLCGLAWTPFVLNVARAVKGLGAALLLTSALAVIGHTFHAEKERARAWSVWGAAMGVAMTVAPLLGGLITSAINWRWIFYLNLPVVAMLMWLVSKHVDESKDASNASFDPLGAALFSAGLFAIIWGLIDASVAGWSSRATMLRFAGGAALLAVFIVVERRQRAPMVDLSLFGRRVFVGAVLGMFGYAIAAQVMMTFLPLYLQNAFGFSAVLAGCAMLPFAVAMVALSRLAPRAMRHLDDRGILVTGLLIVAVGNVATALAASSLQYGWVAAGMVVTGAGAGLLNGTTQKAILACIPRERTGMGSGISTTTRFVGIVLAVGALGAVLAMRTAASFNELAWLHGLKASPEMIGRIVAGNAAEAFGQLPPALQAVAQEAARHAFIDGFASVLYLAGGLAAVVAALVFVLARPQEKV, encoded by the coding sequence ATGAAAAATACCAACTGGACCTTATACACGTGCTCGGGCGTGTGCGCGCTGATCATGCTCGACACCAACGTCGTGGCCGTCTCGCTGCCGTCGATCGCCCGCTCGCTGAACGCCAGCTTTGTCGATGTGGAATGGGTGGTCAGCGCCTACATGCTGGCGTTCGCCTCATTTTTGCTGCCCGCCGGCAGCATCGCCGACCGCCTGGGGCGGCGCAGGGTCATGCTGTATGGCCTCTCCGTGTTCGCGCTGGCGTCCCTGTTGTGCGGCCTGGCGTGGACGCCGTTCGTGCTCAACGTGGCGCGCGCCGTCAAGGGACTCGGCGCGGCGCTGCTGCTCACATCCGCGCTGGCCGTCATCGGCCACACGTTTCACGCGGAAAAGGAGCGGGCGCGCGCCTGGTCCGTGTGGGGCGCAGCCATGGGCGTGGCCATGACGGTGGCCCCCCTGCTGGGCGGCCTGATCACGAGCGCCATCAACTGGCGCTGGATTTTTTATCTGAACCTGCCTGTCGTCGCCATGTTGATGTGGCTGGTAAGCAAACACGTGGACGAGTCGAAGGATGCCTCCAACGCCAGTTTCGACCCGCTCGGCGCGGCATTATTCTCCGCCGGCCTGTTCGCCATCATCTGGGGCTTGATCGACGCCAGCGTTGCGGGCTGGTCCAGCCGCGCCACCATGCTGCGCTTTGCCGGGGGCGCGGCGCTGCTGGCCGTGTTCATCGTCGTGGAACGGCGCCAGCGCGCGCCCATGGTCGATTTGTCGCTGTTTGGCCGGCGCGTGTTCGTCGGCGCCGTGCTGGGCATGTTTGGCTACGCCATCGCCGCGCAAGTGATGATGACCTTTTTGCCCCTGTATTTGCAGAATGCCTTCGGCTTTTCCGCCGTGCTGGCCGGCTGCGCCATGCTGCCGTTTGCCGTCGCCATGGTGGCGCTGTCGCGGCTGGCGCCGCGCGCCATGCGCCATTTGGACGACCGCGGCATTCTGGTGACGGGCTTGCTGATCGTCGCCGTGGGCAACGTGGCCACGGCCCTGGCCGCCTCCAGTTTGCAATATGGCTGGGTGGCGGCCGGCATGGTGGTCACGGGCGCGGGGGCCGGATTGCTCAATGGCACGACCCAGAAGGCCATCCTTGCCTGCATCCCGCGCGAACGCACGGGCATGGGTTCCGGCATCAGCACGACGACGCGCTTTGTCGGCATCGTGCTGGCCGTGGGCGCGCTGGGCGCCGTGCTGGCCATGCGCACGGCCGCATCGTTCAACGAGTTGGCGTGGCTGCACGGCTTGAAAGCGTCGCCTGAAATGATAGGACGCATCGTCGCCGGCAACGCGGCCGAGGCCTTTGGCCAGTTGCCGCCCGCCCTGCAAGCCGTGGCGCAGGAAGCGGCGCGCCACGCTTTTATCGACGGCTTTGCCAGCGTGCTGTACCTGGCGGGCGGACTGGCGGCCGTGGTGGCGGCGCTGGTCTTCGTGCTGGCGCGGCCGCAGGAAAAAGTGTAA
- a CDS encoding EAL domain-containing protein codes for MRRKRIIITSVLVAVIGVAAPLSLAFYLSSVRAEQGEQERLRLLAGYALERAHRSIASASMALRSADALDLAPCSEAHVQQLRRITITTRSIDDIGYVENGLLKCTSNGIEEERIAITPADFILDNGMGLDFNLRPVVSGGKRMVGLSYRAHKVLIDPVRFSDVIVDNDIQMAVAIGKGGVLDTLHHPDPALVNTLLAGTGAKGELAHEDSIHAMLYRDGLTAVMIEPRSKLSERLRREQLLLLPLGLLMAAFIVGIVVWLSRRRLSLRGELETAVERREFFVHYQPIIALDTGVCVGAEALIRWRRPDGSMIRPDLFIPVAEDAELILPITDQVIDCVIADMRAALLADRELHIAINLCASDIETGRVLDVLERALAGTGIEAQQIWLEATERGFINVEAARATIEKARARGHAVAIDDFGTGYSSLSSLQNLPLDALKIDKSFVDTIGTDAATSSVTPHIIAMARTLNMLIVAEGIETQQQADYLLERKVEFGQGWLFAKALPAAEFLTFYRARRAPSST; via the coding sequence ATGCGCAGAAAACGGATCATCATTACCAGTGTGCTGGTGGCAGTCATCGGCGTGGCCGCCCCCCTGAGCCTGGCCTTCTATCTGTCGTCCGTGCGCGCCGAGCAGGGCGAGCAGGAACGCCTGCGCCTGCTCGCCGGCTACGCGCTCGAGCGCGCCCACCGTTCCATCGCCTCGGCCAGCATGGCCCTGCGCAGCGCCGATGCGCTGGACCTGGCGCCGTGTTCGGAAGCCCATGTCCAGCAATTGCGCCGCATCACCATCACCACGCGCAGCATCGACGATATCGGTTATGTGGAAAACGGCTTGCTCAAATGCACGTCGAACGGCATCGAGGAAGAGCGCATCGCCATCACGCCCGCCGACTTCATCCTGGACAATGGCATGGGCCTCGATTTCAACCTGCGCCCCGTCGTCAGCGGCGGCAAGCGCATGGTGGGGCTGTCTTACCGCGCCCATAAGGTGCTGATCGATCCCGTGCGTTTTTCCGACGTCATCGTCGACAACGATATCCAGATGGCCGTGGCCATCGGCAAGGGCGGCGTGCTCGACACCTTGCACCATCCGGACCCGGCACTGGTCAATACGCTGCTTGCCGGCACGGGGGCGAAGGGCGAACTGGCGCACGAGGACAGCATCCATGCGATGCTGTACCGCGATGGCTTGACGGCCGTCATGATCGAGCCGCGCAGCAAGCTCAGCGAGAGGCTGCGCCGCGAACAGCTGCTGCTCTTGCCGCTGGGCCTGTTGATGGCCGCCTTCATCGTCGGCATCGTCGTGTGGCTGTCGCGCCGCCGGCTGTCGCTGCGCGGCGAGCTGGAAACGGCGGTCGAGCGGCGTGAATTCTTTGTCCACTATCAGCCCATCATCGCGCTCGACACGGGCGTGTGCGTGGGCGCCGAGGCGCTGATACGCTGGCGCCGCCCCGACGGCAGCATGATACGCCCCGACCTGTTCATCCCCGTGGCCGAGGATGCCGAACTGATACTGCCGATCACGGACCAGGTCATTGATTGCGTCATTGCCGACATGCGCGCCGCGCTGCTGGCCGACCGCGAGCTGCACATCGCCATCAACCTGTGCGCCAGCGACATCGAAACGGGCCGGGTGCTCGACGTGCTGGAACGGGCCTTGGCCGGCACGGGCATCGAGGCGCAGCAGATCTGGCTGGAAGCGACGGAGCGGGGCTTCATCAACGTGGAAGCGGCCCGCGCCACCATCGAAAAGGCCAGGGCGCGCGGCCATGCCGTGGCCATCGACGACTTCGGCACCGGTTATTCCAGCCTGTCGAGCCTGCAAAACCTGCCACTCGACGCCCTGAAAATCGACAAATCCTTCGTCGACACCATCGGCACGGACGCGGCCACCAGCAGCGTCACGCCGCACATCATCGCCATGGCCCGCACCTTGAACATGCTGATCGTGGCCGAAGGCATCGAAACGCAGCAGCAAGCGGATTATCTGCTGGAGCGCAAGGTCGAATTCGGCCAGGGATGGCTGTTCGCGAAAGCGCTGCCGGCCGCGGAATTCCTCACCTTTTACCGGGCGCGCCGCGCGCCATCGTCCACATGA
- a CDS encoding serine hydrolase encodes MTPTFALLPLCLAGTAALAAPVLDDAVRQRAEELTRAGMHASIVIAVIDGKDSAVYGFGSVHAGKHIKPGADTVYQIGSVTKTMTALLLADAVAENKVRLDEPVATLLPGYTVPAFDGKKISLLDLATHYSSLPRLPDNFAPKNPANPYADYTEAKQRQFLAAYHLPHAPGTAFDYSNIGYAVLGTALAAQAGSSYEALLQKRIAVPLGMRSTSNQPTHGMLARLAPGHLLSGEPTPAWDLNVVAPAGGVYSSARDMIAYLQAYMFKPLRPYALAILPQRPLAADGDTKIGLSWLLEQKQGRSYAWHSGQTGGYASYAAFTTDGKRGVMVLTNTARDVDALGLSTLLPGTPLPPLKKPQAAIALPRAALAEYVGEYPLDKDFTLTVTLGKNGLEAAGTGMGSAPLFASAKDQFFFRAIDADLAFTRDAAGKIASAVLKQGGQDVILPRKP; translated from the coding sequence ATGACACCCACTTTCGCCCTCCTCCCCCTTTGCCTGGCTGGCACCGCTGCACTGGCCGCCCCCGTGCTGGACGACGCCGTGCGCCAGCGCGCGGAAGAACTGACGCGCGCAGGCATGCACGCAAGCATCGTCATCGCCGTGATCGACGGCAAGGACAGCGCCGTCTACGGCTTTGGCAGCGTACACGCCGGCAAGCACATCAAACCGGGCGCCGACACCGTCTACCAGATCGGTTCCGTCACCAAGACCATGACGGCCTTGCTGCTGGCCGACGCCGTCGCCGAAAACAAGGTCAGACTCGACGAGCCGGTGGCCACTTTATTGCCCGGTTATACCGTGCCCGCCTTCGATGGCAAGAAGATCAGCCTGCTCGACCTGGCCACGCATTATTCTTCGCTGCCGCGCCTGCCCGACAACTTCGCGCCCAAGAATCCGGCCAACCCGTATGCGGACTACACGGAAGCGAAACAGCGGCAATTTCTCGCAGCCTACCACCTGCCGCATGCGCCTGGCACGGCATTTGACTACTCGAACATCGGCTACGCCGTGCTGGGCACGGCCCTGGCCGCACAGGCGGGCAGCAGCTATGAAGCGCTACTGCAAAAGCGCATCGCCGTGCCGCTGGGCATGCGTTCCACCTCGAACCAGCCCACGCACGGCATGCTGGCGCGCCTGGCGCCCGGCCATTTACTGTCGGGCGAGCCGACACCGGCCTGGGATTTGAACGTGGTGGCGCCGGCCGGCGGCGTGTATTCGAGCGCGCGCGACATGATCGCCTACCTGCAAGCGTATATGTTCAAGCCGCTGCGCCCGTATGCACTGGCCATCCTGCCGCAGCGCCCGCTGGCGGCCGACGGCGACACGAAAATCGGCCTGTCCTGGCTGCTGGAGCAGAAACAGGGCCGCAGCTACGCCTGGCACAGCGGCCAGACGGGTGGCTACGCCAGTTATGCGGCGTTCACAACGGACGGCAAGCGGGGCGTGATGGTGCTGACGAACACGGCGCGCGACGTCGACGCCCTGGGCCTGTCCACCCTGCTGCCCGGCACACCGCTGCCGCCGCTGAAGAAGCCGCAAGCGGCCATCGCGCTGCCGCGCGCCGCGCTGGCCGAGTACGTGGGCGAGTATCCATTGGACAAGGATTTCACGTTGACGGTAACCCTGGGTAAGAATGGCCTGGAAGCGGCCGGCACGGGCATGGGATCGGCGCCCTTGTTTGCCAGCGCGAAAGACCAATTCTTCTTCCGCGCCATCGATGCGGACCTGGCGTTTACGCGCGATGCCGCGGGCAAGATCGCCAGCGCCGTGCTCAAGCAAGGCGGGCAGGACGTCATCCTGCCGCGCAAGCCGTAA
- a CDS encoding VirK/YbjX family protein, whose protein sequence is MTDIALSLRHGAALPHRASGHRLKAALGALFFPRQRTRWQAFLGSMPGLNSLAQLHPCLRFKIYRPYASRQLGCTDRLALLEGHYRFLWQAGARTLVERAARQAVVLAAFDGKDGALYRLQLTAIHDSYREGELCLRLTRDGQPFYLASFLFLPRADGVSLQLGALQGLRSEAGKLAVKEATRALHGCRPKNLMVTALRDFGDFFACNNLFLISNDNRIALNARRRRHIAADYDHVWQELHALRMRDGNYHLPCAAYRAPELAAVPSKKRADARRRGELLQCMSADMRAQLAGLLDAPMAEKCASASLGILTKMP, encoded by the coding sequence ATGACTGACATCGCTTTATCCCTGCGCCACGGCGCCGCCCTACCCCACCGTGCCAGCGGACACCGCCTGAAAGCGGCGCTGGGCGCCCTCTTCTTTCCACGCCAGCGTACGCGCTGGCAAGCCTTCCTGGGCAGCATGCCAGGCCTGAATTCGCTGGCGCAGCTGCATCCTTGTTTGCGCTTCAAGATCTACCGCCCGTACGCCTCGCGCCAACTCGGTTGCACGGACCGCCTGGCCTTGCTGGAAGGGCATTACCGTTTCCTGTGGCAAGCGGGCGCGCGCACCTTGGTCGAGCGGGCCGCGCGCCAAGCGGTGGTGCTGGCCGCGTTTGACGGCAAGGATGGGGCGCTGTACCGCTTGCAGCTGACGGCCATCCACGACAGCTACCGCGAAGGCGAACTGTGCCTGCGCCTGACGCGCGACGGCCAGCCATTCTACCTGGCCAGTTTTTTATTCCTGCCGCGCGCCGATGGCGTCTCGCTGCAGCTGGGCGCGCTGCAAGGCTTGCGCTCGGAAGCGGGCAAGCTGGCCGTCAAGGAAGCCACGCGGGCGCTGCACGGTTGCCGCCCGAAAAACCTGATGGTGACGGCCTTGCGCGATTTCGGCGATTTTTTTGCCTGCAATAACCTGTTCTTGATCAGCAACGACAACCGCATCGCCCTGAATGCGCGGCGCCGCCGCCATATCGCCGCCGATTACGACCATGTGTGGCAGGAATTGCACGCCTTGCGCATGCGCGATGGCAATTATCACTTGCCCTGCGCGGCTTACCGGGCGCCGGAGCTGGCCGCCGTGCCGTCGAAGAAACGCGCCGATGCGCGCCGGCGCGGCGAATTGCTGCAATGCATGTCCGCCGACATGCGTGCGCAGCTGGCGGGTTTGCTGGACGCGCCCATGGCTGAAAAATGCGCAAGCGCAAGCCTTGGCATACTGACAAAAATGCCATAA
- a CDS encoding GNAT family N-acetyltransferase, with protein MCLIRPYASGDTQSCTAILTLAGRDAFGPVAGSAVFTAATQGEAILVAESDGSVTGFAAVYTGDAPEYFLHHLYVHPAHSGQGIGAHLLAAVVARFGPHLSLKTQLANTGGRRFYARAGWVEDAADSGVDAMGAWVRVRYRR; from the coding sequence ATGTGCCTGATTCGACCTTACGCCAGCGGGGACACGCAGTCCTGCACCGCCATCCTGACCCTGGCCGGGCGCGACGCCTTCGGCCCGGTCGCCGGCAGCGCCGTTTTCACGGCGGCGACGCAGGGCGAAGCCATTCTCGTTGCCGAGTCCGATGGCAGCGTCACCGGCTTTGCCGCCGTGTACACGGGCGACGCGCCGGAGTACTTCCTGCACCATTTGTACGTGCACCCGGCGCACAGCGGCCAGGGCATCGGCGCGCACCTGCTGGCGGCCGTCGTCGCCCGTTTCGGCCCTCACCTGAGCCTCAAGACGCAGCTGGCCAATACGGGTGGGCGGCGTTTTTATGCGCGCGCGGGCTGGGTCGAAGACGCGGCGGACAGCGGCGTGGATGCCATGGGCGCGTGGGTACGGGTGCGCTACCGACGGTAA
- a CDS encoding DNA-binding protein yields the protein MKAAQIVAADGRNPTVDSVREALGSTGSKSTIAPLLKRWKEEFQGAGAVKTEAGLPAELMEAMRGVYEKQQRDVAQQLETGMQQNRAELDAALDKLKKTEMERLKLTEARAALTQELRATQHALAQLKEEHHFRAVTLATLHSDNAGLTQRLADRGEDIAALNRQLAQVRSQFDHYQEAAATQRSEERAQAQQRESRLEQENAQLQQRLQGQQATLVQQDMRLAQLQAEHARLADEAAADRAALATVRPERDQFEFQYLQAAASADALLAKLDTALLALNDAKVALAAQDRQLDMLAENGQLSQQKMEAWAQERDGLLRDNAGMAARLALHDSAASTPATISSRTPSRQP from the coding sequence ATGAAAGCAGCCCAAATCGTCGCTGCCGATGGGCGCAATCCCACGGTCGACAGCGTGCGCGAAGCGCTGGGCAGCACGGGTAGCAAGAGCACCATCGCTCCCCTGCTCAAGCGCTGGAAGGAAGAGTTCCAGGGCGCGGGCGCCGTCAAAACGGAAGCAGGCTTGCCGGCGGAGCTGATGGAAGCGATGCGCGGTGTCTATGAAAAACAGCAGCGCGACGTGGCGCAGCAGCTGGAAACGGGCATGCAGCAGAATCGCGCTGAACTCGACGCGGCACTGGACAAGCTGAAAAAGACGGAAATGGAACGATTGAAACTGACGGAGGCGCGCGCCGCCCTCACCCAGGAATTGCGCGCCACGCAGCACGCACTGGCGCAACTGAAGGAAGAGCACCATTTTCGCGCCGTCACCCTGGCCACATTGCACAGCGACAACGCGGGCCTGACGCAGCGCCTGGCCGACCGGGGCGAGGACATCGCCGCCCTGAACCGCCAACTGGCGCAGGTGCGTTCGCAGTTCGACCATTATCAGGAAGCGGCTGCCACCCAGCGCAGCGAGGAACGGGCCCAGGCACAGCAGCGGGAAAGCAGGCTGGAGCAGGAAAACGCCCAGCTGCAGCAGCGTTTGCAGGGCCAGCAAGCCACCCTGGTGCAACAAGACATGCGGCTGGCGCAGCTGCAGGCGGAGCACGCGCGCCTTGCTGACGAAGCGGCCGCCGACCGCGCAGCGCTGGCCACCGTGCGTCCCGAGCGCGACCAGTTCGAATTTCAATACCTGCAGGCGGCCGCGTCCGCCGACGCCCTGCTGGCCAAGCTCGATACGGCCCTGCTGGCGCTGAACGACGCCAAGGTGGCGCTGGCCGCGCAAGACCGCCAGCTCGACATGCTGGCGGAAAATGGGCAACTATCGCAGCAGAAAATGGAAGCATGGGCGCAGGAGCGCGACGGCTTGTTGCGCGACAATGCCGGCATGGCGGCGCGCCTGGCGCTGCACGACAGCGCGGCATCGACGCCCGCTACGATAAGCTCGAGGACGCCCTCAAGGCAGCCCTGA